In Musa acuminata AAA Group cultivar baxijiao chromosome BXJ2-8, Cavendish_Baxijiao_AAA, whole genome shotgun sequence, one genomic interval encodes:
- the LOC135584509 gene encoding protein IQ-domain 26-like, translated as MGRAARWLRRLWSSSKQSKEPKDYPGHGAEDRTEKKRWSFRRSRDSGDVAPGQNASTAAAIEAAWFKSFYAESEKEQSKHAIAVAAATAAAADAAVAAAEAAVAMVRLTSSGVDAVFGGGVERLAAVRIQTTFRGYLARKALRALKALVKLQALVRGFLVRKQAAATLHSMQALVRAQAAVRARRARNLLPDDGNLVPEIRRRRSLEKFADPRGLQTSSFQNRRFSTSIDSPILARSPKIVEIDTCRTKPRSARRASLPAVDPADDLPLYAFSSPLPCQIPARISIPSRRNLQENDWCINGEKCRLSATAQSTPRYMNSFGNVAVTPAKSVCGAESVFRPYSSVSSSPSYMANTQSSKAKVRSQGAPRHPPESAETRKRQPLGEVNLEARANFGGIGMPKLRSQVQDAAFSFKRAVIGRLDRSSEPGKEAEREVYLRRM; from the exons ATGGGTCGGGCGGCGCGGTGGCTGCGGAGACTCTGGAGCAGTAGCAAACAGAGCAAGGAGCCGAAGGACTATCCCGGTCATGGCGCCGAGGATAGGACGGAGAAGAAAAGATGGAGCTTTAGAAGGTCGAGGGATTCCGGCGATGTGGCGCCGGGCCAGAATGCTTCCACGGCAGCGGCGATCGAGGCGGCGTGGTTCAAGTCCTTCTACGCTGAAAGCGAGAAGGAGCAGAGCAAGCACGCCATCGCCGTGGCCGCGGCCACGGCTGCTGCGGCCGATGCCGCGGTAGCTGCCGCCGAGGCAGCAGTGGCCATGGTGCGTCTCACCAGCAGCGGAGTGGACGCCGTGTTCGGCGGCGGCGTTGAGCGGCTGGCGGCGGTCAGGATCCAAACAACATTCCGAGGCTACTTG GCAAGGAAAGCACTCAGAGCGCTCAAAGCATTGGTCAAATTACAAGCCTTAGTCAGAGGATTTCTTGTTCGCAAGCAAGCCGCGGCAACTCTTCACAGCATGCAAGCTCTCGTGAGAGCTCAGGCCGCCGTCCGAGCTCGAAGAGCACGTAACCTTCTGCCTGATGATGGAAATCTTGTGCCGGAGATCCGCCGCCGGAGATCATTA GAAAAGTTTGCTGATCCGCGAGGCTTGCAAACGTCGTCGTTCCAGAACAGGAGGTTCTCGACGAGCATCGATAGTCCTATCCTTGCGAGAAGCCCAAAGATCGTCGAGATCGATACGTGTCGAACTAAGCCGAGATCCGCTCGCCGAGCCAGTCTCCCGGCCGTAGATCCGGCAGATGACCTGCCTCTATATGCATTCTCCTCCCCGCTTCCATGCCAAATTCCAGCGCGGATCTCAATTCCCAGCCGCCGGAACCTCCAGGAGAACGACTGGTGCATCAACGGTGAGAAGTGCCGGTTATCAGCCACGGCGCAGAGCACGCCCAGATACATGAATTCGTTCGGCAACGTGGCCGTAACTCCGGCGAAGAGCGTGTGTGGTGCTGAGAGTGTTTTCCGGCCGTACTCGAGCGTGTCAAGCTCCCCCAGCTACATGGCAAACACGCAGTCATCCAAGGCAAAGGTGAGGTCTCAGGGTGCACCGAGACACCCGCCGGAATCAGCAGAGACGAGAAAGAGGCAGCCTTTGGGCGAGGTAAACTTGGAGGCCAGGGCTAATTTTGGTGGTATTGGAATGCCCAAGCTCCGCTCTCAAGTTCAAGATGCTGCTTTCAGCTTCAAGAGAGCAGTGATCGGCAGGCTGGATAGGTCCTCAGAGCCGGGCAAGGAAGCAGAGAGGGAAGTTTACTTGCGGAGAATGTGA